The Chitinivorax sp. B genomic interval TGGCTGCACTGGATATGTTGGGTATCCGTGACCGCAGCAGCGATGCTGTGACATTGCCGGCAGGCAATATCAGCCTGACAGTACAGTCCGGCCAGCGGCCGACACTGCGCAGTCTGGCAATTGACTACCTGGGTGATGGCAGTTTGTGGAACCGCATTGCCATTGTCAGTGGTGGTGATGGCGGCCCCGATACCATTCTGTCCGAAGGCACCGTTGTACGTTTCAACCGTACATTACGTGACGTTTCCCGAGCCCACTATGGCAACGAGGCTGGTTGGACTGAGCTGGCGAAAGCCAACGGCCTGACCGACCCTGACGCTGGCCTGCCGGATGGCACACAGCTGCGGGCACCGCACTTGTGGCAAATGACTTGGGAGTACGATGCCAACGGTAATGTGGTGGCCAATAATCAGGGCTTTGGCTGGTATCACGCCAAACGTAGCATCAGTCAATACACGGAAGGTAACCGCAAGACCTATAGCGAAGAACAATCGCTGGTGAAAATCCGTTATGCCACGCTCCGCAATCGGGACAATGGTGATGGGGGTGGCCGCTTCTTCAACTTCTTCATCTGGCATGAAGGGTTTGCGCTGGGTACCCAGCAAAGCACCAGCATGTCCTTCGACGCCAGCGGTCGCATGACTAATATGCAGCTCAAAGCATGGAGCGATCACAAGTTCGCGGGGGCTGCATTCGAAAACGGCGGTGCCAAGCAATTCATGAAACAAGCACCCAATGGCATGGGTGCCGACATCAAGGACTATTTCTACAACTACAGCTATACCGCCGACGGCCGTGCCAGCAGCATCACCGGTAGCGGCCCGAAACGGGCCAATGGGTCCAGCTCCTTCCAGTACAACGCCAACCGGCAGTTGGTACGGCAGGTGCAAGGTCAGGGCGACGGCATGGAGCGGAGCGAGGTTAGCACCTTCTCCTACGATCATGACGGTCATATCGTCTACAAGTGGCACGACGGTGGACGCAAGGATACCCAGGTCGAAACCATCCATTATCTGTATGCCAACGGCCAATCGGTCGGTGAAACCGGCCATTACGCAGATGGCAGCAACAAAACGCTGATTGACGACGGCCGCTTTGCCCGTATCGATAACATTGATCGTGAGTTCCCCAGCAGTAGTATTGGTAGCTACACGGCCAAGGGGGGTGAAAACCTGCGTCAGGTTGCCGCCAATGTCTGGGGCAATGCCGCGCTGTGGTACTTGATCGCCGATGCGAACGGCCTGAATAGCGATACCGAACTGCAAGCTGGGCAACGTATCACCATCCCGAATCATAGTCGTAGCGATGCGGTAACCAGCGACACCTTCCGCGTCTACCGTGAAGACGAGATCATCGGCAGCCAAACGCCGAACCTGAAGACGCCACCACCGAAGAAGAAGTGTGGTGGTTTTGGGGCGATCTTGATGATCGTGGTGGCGGTGGTGGTGACAGTGTTTACTGCCGGCGCCGGCGCCATGTTGCTGGCTGGCCAGGCTGTGACGTTTGCCGGTGCGATGTCTGCTGGTGTGGGGGTATTGGCAGGGGCAACGGCCAGCTTGGGCGGATTGGCGCTGGCTGCAGGAGCAGCAGCTGCGGGTTCGGTGGCCAGTCAACTGGTCGGTATGGCCACTGGTGACGTGGAGAAATTCAGCTGGAAGCAGGTTGGTGTTGCTGCGGTGACAGCAGGTGTCACGGCGGGTGTCGGTATGCTGGGCGCTGGCAGCGCAATGGCCAATTTCATGGGGGTTCAAGGTACATGGGCGGGTCAAGCCGTAGCGGCCATGACCAATACTGCGATCACCCAAGCCAGTCTGTCAGCTGCTGGGGCTGGCACGTTCCGCTGGAAGAGCGTCGCGGCCGCTGGACTAGTATCTGCTGCAGGTAGTGCAGTGGATGCACTGGGGTCGAGCTACTTCGGTATTGCTGCAAATGACGGTTCATTTGGTTATTACGCCAAAGAGTTCGCCAAGCGCGGTGTTCAGCAAACCATCCAGGCCCGGGCAAATGGCGCCAGCATGCGCGATGCTTGGAAAACAGGACTGGCCAACTCTTTTGCCAGTGTTGCAGCCAATGCAATCGGTGATCATACCGATACCGTTGTCAAGAACGGGCAAACCGGTGAATACGAACTGAAAGCTGGTTTCTTTGGTGAAGAAGGTAGTGTCGGACATGTACTTGCACACTCAGTGCTAGGGGCCACCGTTGCGAAGTTGCGTAAGCAGGATGCGTGGGCTGGCGCGATTGGGGGGGCAGCCAGTGCTTGGAGTGCTGGTTGGCTAGCTGACCAGATGCGTGATATGGGACTGAGTGGCCCCGCTCAGGAAAAGTTGTTATCTCCTTTGACCCAAATGATTGGAGCTGGGACTGCGGAAATTTTTGGACATGACGCATCGAATGCAGCCGGTGCCGCCGCAAATGCGACTGAAAACAACTTCTTGCCACACTCGTTACAGCGTCGGTTGCAAGAGGCTTATAAGCGACTGGAGAAAAATGCACGAGATCTAGATGCGGCGCAAACGGTATTATCGCTGACTAACCTTGACCGCAAGAGTGATCAGTTGCTGGCTCGGCGGAAGAAAGGCGAACAGATAAGTGCTGGCGAAAATAAGATTCTGGATGATTATCTCCAGATGTACAGGTACGAAAATGGGGAGTCCGCATTCCAGGCCTTGACTACCTATGGCCCCCTGCATCGAATGGAACCTTCCCCCAAACCGACACTTTGGGATCACCTGAAAGGCACGTCTTACAACAGTTCATATGCCCGTTCAGCTTGGAATTGGGTGAAATCGTGGGATGACGAGGATCCTAGATCCCGCGAACAGAAACTTAATGAAAGAGCTTTCCAGACATTTGTACGTGAGACTTCTGCCAATGCACAAATCGAACGTGCGGGTGAGCCGGCGATTTATTTCCTTAGCGGAGGACTGGGGGCTGCGGTTCGCTTTGCAGGTGTTGCAATGTCAGCCTACCAAATGGGGGAAGGGATTGGTCAAATCCGAGATGGAGAATATGGTTCAGGTGCACTAAATGTCGCAGTGGGTGGGCTCGGAATTTGGGGCAATTTTTCAATGCAACGAGGCATGAGTAGCACTGTTAAAGTGACTCCCAAGGTGAATTCGGGCGCCTCGATAGGTGGTGCCTTTGAAGGGCGTACTTTGATTTCAATGAATATTGAACGTCAAGTAGCTCTGGAGTTGGGCCAAGAGCTTGCGGATGATGCCGCAAAAATAATTGCAAGTTCTTCTAAGGGCGAGTTGGGACGTTTAGCTGCAACAGCGAAAGCAGCTGTTGCGGAAACCAGTTTGGTTAGCTCAAGATTCGAGAATATCTATGTAAAAACGCCGAATTTCCCTGGTGTTAAGGTCGCAGATGACAATCTAAGCTTTGTTATAACTGATAAGAAGAAGTATCTTGATGAGGTTGCAAAGCTATATGCTGAACGTGGATCGGGGTTAAGTCCGGCTGTCGAGAGGATGATCAAGAAGCATATAGAATCAAAAGTTGATTTTCCGACCCATGCAGGACTTCCAGGTTTACATGCTGAGGTCAGGGCTGTAAATGATGTTATGAACAAATTGACAGTACGTGGTTTCAATCCTATGGAATTTGATGTGAGTAAGATTCAGGTTTCAACGTTTAAATTAGCACCAGACAAAGTTGGTGGGCAGGGGCAACCATTCCTGGCCTGCAGCAATTGTGGGAGTATTCTTCCACGTGAGCTGAAGGTAAACACTGGGAGGAAGTTTTAATGCTTAGAGTTAGGATGTCTGCCTTAGAGGCTCTTGATGGGGTTTTCTATTATTTAGGGGAGAAGTTTTCTGGTGTGGTAATTGCCAGTGTGGATGATTTTCTCTCCATTTCGAAATTCTCTGATGGTCGTGTTGATTTGACTGAAAGTTTAGAATTGGCCAGGCAGTATGATGAGAAGCAATTGGTTGATTTTGATCTTCTGGAGAGCTTTTCTCCTTACGATGGTGATGAAATTTATAGTTCGGAGCCGTTTGAATATAAAGGACAGCTTTTTAATGGTATTGCTTTTGAATTTAATGGCGATATTTGTGTTGCAGAGAAAAGTATAGTCGATGGCTTGACTGTGAGTGAGAAGGCCTGGGGCCAGGCTGGTGATCTTATTGAGTTTGATGGCCAAGATGGGGGATTTTGGTATCAGTGCTCTTGGTATGCGAATAAGCAAGTTAAATATTTAAAAGTATCTGATCGAGATGGATTTGAACTATCTGTTGGATTATCCAGGTTTGGTGAGGTATCGAGTGTTGCTGCTGAGGGCGACTGGAGGACTAAGTGTCGTGAAGTGTCGACAGAGCTATTCCCATTGGATTTGAATGACCTGGTTCAGCGGCGGATGGCTGAGAAGCTTTCCCTTTCTGGGCGGGGGGTTGATGATGATTTGGTTGTGCCACTTCTATCAGCTGATTGCTTTCAAGGGATGAATTCTTTGTTGGTCAATAATGTGGGGCTAAGTGATTCCGTGATTGTCGAAATATGTTCGCATGAGAATGTGAAAGAGGTTTATGTTCGAGATTCTGATTGCGATAGGAGTGAGTTGGTAACTCAAATTCGTTTGGTTAACCCCAGGTGTAGTATTGTGTCCAGCTTTTGAGAGAAATATAGATTCTCAATTCCCTGTTGAGGAAGTGCTCAAAACCAATACATCACCCGCGCCTCCAGCTCAGTATCGTAATTCGGCATATCATCCTTCACCCCTTTCGACCACGTCAGGCTGACCATGGCCTGACGTGATAGAAAGCGGCCGATGCCGATGCCTGTCGATACGAACCATTTTTTGTCGGTTTCGTAGTTCACGCGTCCGTCGGCCACGGCTTCAACAAAAAAGTGCTGTGGCAGACGGATTTGGACTGTGGGCTGGATGATGGTCTGGCGGAATTTGGTGCGGTGGTCGTCACCACCGGCGTCGCGCATGTTGCGAACGATCAGTTGGGCGTAAGAGCCACGGCTGACGGGGAGGTCGACTTCGGCCATGACGGCGGGCGCCCAGGTGTAACGGCCGTAGCCCAAGCTATCGCGTGTGTTGGTGGGGATGGTGACTTGCAGGCCGGCACCGTAACGAAAGCCCGGTGTGGGTGACGTGATCAGTGCATAGTGCATCAAAGTGTCGCCCATGCCGGTGTGCCATTGCCCGGTACGGTTGTCGCGGGCGGGCAGGTCGGTGCTGACGAAATTGAGTTCAAGTCGTGACCAGCTGGACCAGTTGTCGGTGACCTGATCGATGCGGTCATAACGCAGCATGCCAAGATCCAGGTGGATGTCGCTGGTGACCTTGCGGTGTTTCAGTCGCGCATCAATCCATTGCTGTTTGGCCAGTCGTGGGTCTTGTGCTGCCTGTGAAACGATGGGTATCAATATGGCCAGTACCGCGGCACACCAAGCGGGTTGCATGATACGGCGCTCCTGATGGTTCGGTTTTCTCAACCGAATGAATATTGTCGGATTCGAGTATGTCAGGTGAAAGGGCCTTGCGTAAATCAGGCCGTGACATGCCCGTTATTGTGTCAATCAAACTTCAGGATGGCATGTCAAAAAACAAGCCAGCAGGGTACTGCTGGCTTGCTCGTATAGCTTCTTATTAATTCAACTTTGCAGCGCTGGCAAGTTTTCGAAGAGTTTCAATGCTTCTGGGTTGGCGAGTGCGTCCTTGTTTTTCACCGGTAGGCCGTGAATGACATTTCGTACGGCAAGTTCGACGATCTTACCGCTGACAGTGCGAGGGATGTCGGTAACCTCAATGATTTTAGCTGGAACGTGGCGAGGGCTGGCGCCTTCGCGGATTCGTGCTTTGAGGCGATCGATCAGTTCGGGGCTTAGTGTTTGTTTGGGCTGCATGCGTACAAACAACACGACGCGGACATCCCCTTCCCAGTCCTGCCCCACTGCCATCGATTCCATGACTTCCGGGCAGGTTTCCACCTGTCGGTAGATTTCAGCGGTGCCGATACGAACACCGCCCGGGTTCAGGACAGTGTCGGAACGGCCGTAAATGACCACCCCATCATGCTCGGTCAGCTCGGCATAGTCACCGTGGCACCAGGTGTTATCGAAACGTTCAAAGTAAGCGGCGCGATACTTGCTGCCATCGTCGTCATTCCAAAAGCCGATTGGCATGGACGGGAAAGGTTTGGTGCACACCAGCTCACCTTTTTCCTGGCACACTGGCCTGCCGTCGTCATTGTAGATGGCCACAGCCATGCCCAAGCCACGGCTTTGCAGTTCGCCACGATAGACGGGTAGTACCGGGTTGCCCAGAGCGAAGCAGGAGATGATATCGGTACCACCGGAAATGGAGCTAAGTCGGATATCGGCTTTGATGGCACGATAGACGTAGTCGTAGCTCTCGGGTAGTAAGGGGGAGCCGGTTGAGAGTACGGTCTTCAGGTTGTCGATTTCGTGAGTCTTGGCCGGGTTGCCGCCCGCTTTTTCCAAGGCTGACAGATATTTGGCGCTGGTACCAAAGATGGTGATGTTTTCGTCTTCTGCATAATCCCACAGCACATTCGCATTGGGATGAAATGGGGAGCCATCATACAGAGCAACGGTGGTGCCAACAGCCAGGGCAGATACCAGCCAGTTCCACATCATCCAGCCGCAGGTGGTGAAATAGAACAGTCGATCCTGTCGGGTAAGGTCGCCGTGCAGGACATGTTCCTTCAGATGCTGCAGTAAAGTACCACCGGCTGAATGCACGATACATTTGGGTACGCCAGTCGTCCCGCTGGAAAACATAATATAGAGGGGGTGATCGAATGGCAGCTGTGCAAACGTGATCTGGTTGGCGCTGTTGTCGGCAAAATCCAGCCAGTTGATGGCACGGGGCAGGTGGTCAATATCGGGATTGGCATCCAGATAAGGAATGATCACCAGCTTCTCGATGCTGGGCAACTGAGCGGCAATATCGGCAATGCGCGCCAGGCTGTCGATGGTTTTGCCTGCGTAATAGTAGCCGTCTGCGGCGAACAGGACTTTGGGTTCGATCTGGCTGAAGCGATCCAGCACACCCTGTACCCCAAAATCGGGCGAGCAGGAGGACCATACGGCACCCAGGCTGGTGGCGGCCAGCATGGCGACCACAGTTTGCGGCAGATTTGGCATGAAGCCTGCTACGCGGTCACCGGGTTTGACGCCTAACTGTTTCAGGGCGTGGGCTACCTTGGCCACTTCACTGTATAGTTCGGCAAAACTGTATTCGGCTTGCAGCTTGTCTTCACCGCGAAACAACAGTGCCGGCCGATGATCGCGAAAGCGCAGCAGATTTTCTGCAAAATTCAGGCGGGCACCGGTAAACCATGTTGCACCAGGCATTTTGTGGCCATCCTGCAAGACCTGATCCCAACGCTTGCTTGCCTTCACATCGCAGAAATCCCACAGCTCCGCCCAGAACGCTTCGTGCTGATCGACTGACCAGTCATACAGGGTGGGATAGTCTGCCAGCTTCAGGCCACGAGCTTTGTTTACATGTTTGATGAAGCGGTGAATGTTGGATTGCTCGATTTGCTTGGCAGTGGGCGACCAGAGGGCGTTAGTTGCAGGCATGGTGTTGTCCTCGACAGATTTGTTGTTTGGTTTTGTTGAGTGGCAATGATTCTACCACTCCTCTGTCAGGTTGCTGGGGCCTGGGTCATCAATAGATGACAGGTTTGCCATGCCAGTCGCAGGTCATGTATTGAAAACTTGTAAACAGCTGTTGAAACATGCCGTTAAACTCCCCGGCTTTGTTGAGGGCAGTTACTCACGTCCTGCCAGCAATTGTGCCAATTCGACAGCGGATCGAACGCCCATCTTGGTGAATACATTGGCGCGGTGAACTTCGACTGTCCGCATGGTGATGTTGAGTTCATCTGCAATGACTTTGTTCAGTTTTCCTGCCAGCACCCGGTCCATCACTTCTCGTTCGCGCGGCGACAATTTGGCCAGCCGTGAGTGTACCGCCTCCTGATTACCACGCGACTGGCGGCGGGCAATGCAAATCCCTAGTGCATCGTTCAGCTTGGCGAGCAGCACCTGATCAGTACATGGTTTTTCCAGAAAGTCATACGCCCCATCCTTGACTGCTTGGACTGCCATTGGAATGTCGCCGTGGCCAGACAGGAACATGGTGACCAGCTCGCTACCGCGTTGTCGTAAGGCAACGAAGACCTCCTGGCCGCTCATGCCATCCATTCGGATGTCCAGCACGGCGACGCCTTCCCAGTTTGGTTCCAGGGCGGCCAGAAACCGCTCACCCGATTCGAACGTGCGTACCGAATAGCCGTGCGATAACAGCAGCAGGCCCAGTGCATCACGCACTGCTGCATCGTCATCTACAATAAAAATGTTTTTCAGTTCAAGTTGGCTCATAGCGGTAAGGTAAAGTGAAAACAGGTGCCCACGCCGGATTCGGTGTCGAACCACAGCTTGCCCTGATGGTTTTCGATGATGGAGCGGCAGATGCTGAGGCCCATGCCCATTCCCATACTCTTGGTGGTAAAGAAGGCCTCGAACAAATGCTTGGCCACCTCTTCCGGGATGCCGCCGCCGGTATCGCGCACGCTTACTTGCAACAAATCATTGCACTCCCTGGCTTCAACATGAATTTCCCGCCCGCCGATCTGTTGGCTGGTACAGGCCTCAATGGCATTGCGCAATAGATTCAGTAACACTTGTTCAATCAGCACCTTGTCAGCCTGAATTTCCGGCAGCGGATGCTGGATGACCTGCAGCCGAATCCGTTTCTGTCGTGCATCCGGCTCTATCAAGCCCACTGCGTCATCAACAATCGTATTCAGGCTACATGCTTCGCGATGCGGCACACTACGCCTTACAAATTCGCGAATCCGCCGGACGATCTGTGCTGCCCGCTGGGCTT includes:
- a CDS encoding transporter; the protein is MQPAWCAAVLAILIPIVSQAAQDPRLAKQQWIDARLKHRKVTSDIHLDLGMLRYDRIDQVTDNWSSWSRLELNFVSTDLPARDNRTGQWHTGMGDTLMHYALITSPTPGFRYGAGLQVTIPTNTRDSLGYGRYTWAPAVMAEVDLPVSRGSYAQLIVRNMRDAGGDDHRTKFRQTIIQPTVQIRLPQHFFVEAVADGRVNYETDKKWFVSTGIGIGRFLSRQAMVSLTWSKGVKDDMPNYDTELEARVMYWF
- a CDS encoding acetoacetate--CoA ligase produces the protein MPATNALWSPTAKQIEQSNIHRFIKHVNKARGLKLADYPTLYDWSVDQHEAFWAELWDFCDVKASKRWDQVLQDGHKMPGATWFTGARLNFAENLLRFRDHRPALLFRGEDKLQAEYSFAELYSEVAKVAHALKQLGVKPGDRVAGFMPNLPQTVVAMLAATSLGAVWSSCSPDFGVQGVLDRFSQIEPKVLFAADGYYYAGKTIDSLARIADIAAQLPSIEKLVIIPYLDANPDIDHLPRAINWLDFADNSANQITFAQLPFDHPLYIMFSSGTTGVPKCIVHSAGGTLLQHLKEHVLHGDLTRQDRLFYFTTCGWMMWNWLVSALAVGTTVALYDGSPFHPNANVLWDYAEDENITIFGTSAKYLSALEKAGGNPAKTHEIDNLKTVLSTGSPLLPESYDYVYRAIKADIRLSSISGGTDIISCFALGNPVLPVYRGELQSRGLGMAVAIYNDDGRPVCQEKGELVCTKPFPSMPIGFWNDDDGSKYRAAYFERFDNTWCHGDYAELTEHDGVVIYGRSDTVLNPGGVRIGTAEIYRQVETCPEVMESMAVGQDWEGDVRVVLFVRMQPKQTLSPELIDRLKARIREGASPRHVPAKIIEVTDIPRTVSGKIVELAVRNVIHGLPVKNKDALANPEALKLFENLPALQS
- a CDS encoding response regulator, producing MSQLELKNIFIVDDDAAVRDALGLLLLSHGYSVRTFESGERFLAALEPNWEGVAVLDIRMDGMSGQEVFVALRQRGSELVTMFLSGHGDIPMAVQAVKDGAYDFLEKPCTDQVLLAKLNDALGICIARRQSRGNQEAVHSRLAKLSPREREVMDRVLAGKLNKVIADELNITMRTVEVHRANVFTKMGVRSAVELAQLLAGRE